The genomic interval GCCTCTGAGTCCTGATGACTTAATAAAATTATTGCGGCGTGCTTTAGAATTTCTCGGCAAAAATTATAAGGCTGATGACGATATATTAAAATCAATCGCAATTTTTTCGGGCGGTGATGCTCGATCGGCCTTGTCTTTACTCGAAATGATGAGCAATAACTCAGAAGTAAATCAGGACGGGCAGATTATTTTAACGCGTGAAATTCTCGAACAGTGTACGTCAAGAAAATCGCTTTTATACGATAAGAACGGGGAAGAACACTATAATTTAATATCGGCTCTGCATAAATCAATGAGAAATTCAGACCCTGACGCGGCAGTTTACTGGCTTGCAAGAATGCTGGAATCAGGTGAAGACCCTTTATATATTGCGCGGAGATTAATACGTTTTGCAAGTGAAGATATAGGTCTCGCGGATCCGGGGACTCTAGCAATGTCAGTTGCTTGTTATAATGCCTGCCACTTTATCGGAATGCCCGAATGCAGCGTAAATTTGACTCAATTAGTTATACACATGTCAATAGCTCCTAAATCTAACGCGCTTGACGTTGCATATAATCTCGCAAAGAAGGACGCTTTACAGAGTTTAGCCGAGCCAGTGCCTTTACATATCAGGAACGCTCCGACAAAATTAATGCGTGATTTAGATTACGGGAAGAATTATAAATATGCTCATGATTACAGCGAAAAATTAACAAGTATGCAGTGCTTCCCGGACTCATTAATTGGCCGCGAATATTATAATCCCACTGAACAGGGCAGCGAATCAAGATACAAGCAAAGACTCGACTCGATTAAAAAATGGAAATCCGAGCATAAATAATTATTCTTTTATGGGTTCGGGCCGTCCAAAGTAAAAGCCTTGCGCTAAATCACAGCCTGCAGATTTCAAAAATTTTAATTGTTCGCTTGTCTCTACACCTTTAGAGAGTGCGGGAATTCCTAATTTTTTCGCCATTTGTATAACAGCCGAGATTATTATATTTCCGCGTTCGTCGTCAAGGCTCTTCATCATGTCAATATCTATTTTCAGGCCGTCAAGATTAAAATCTTTCAGCACCCTCAATGACGAATACCCCGATCCAAATGCATCCATCCAAACTTTAAAGCCGTGTTCTCTTAATCTGTCAGTCTCGTGTTTCATTGCGTCCATGTCTACAGCTATTAAACTTTCTGTAAGCTCAAATCTCAACATTTCACGCGGAATATTATATTTCTTGATCGAGTCCTCTATTACTCTTACTATATCAGTGAGTTCAAAATCTAAGCGCGATAAATTTAATGATACTGGTATTAACTTTTCGCCGTTATTTCTCTCACGGTTCAACTCCTCGCAGACTCTCTCTATAACAAACGAGTCCAATTTATGAATCTGATATGACTCTTCAAGAATATATAAATAATTTGCGGGCGATAATCTGCCGTATTCGGGATCTTCCCAGCGCGTAAAGGCCTCAACTGAAGCAATTTCTCCCGTGTTCACGTCTACAACCGGCTGAAAATATACTTTTATTTTGTGAGTGTTCAGAGCGTCCGAGAATGAATTTAATATATGTTCCTGCAAATGTAATTGTTTATCCATGTCGCCGTCATAAAATTTCACGAGAGTCCCGTATTCGCGCTTTATTGAGTCACACGCCATTTTTGCGCAGTCACAAATTATGCTTATATCCATTTTAGGATTTAATATCTCGTAGATTCCGGCCTTAAGTTCAACTATTACGCCGTGACGCATGTTATTAATTCTGACGCTGAGACGTTCTATTTTTTCCGGTAAATCGTCTTGAGGGGTTATTACTGCAAAATGATCATCGTCAAATCTTGAGACTAGACCGCGCGGGAATGTGTCAAGCAAAATTCTTGATATTGATTTAAGCATTCTATCACCGCCGGAAAATCCATAAGCCTCGTTATATGTCCTGAAATTCCGGATATTGAAATAAATACATTTAGGAATTCCCCCCTTTTTGTGTAAATCTTTTATCAAGTTCGGGGCTTCCTGCCTAAAATATTTCATGTTAGTTAGTCCCGTTAAATTGTCGGTAATATTTGCTTTAGGTTCAGGCAAAGCAGCTTGTCCGGAGAGCTTTAATAATTTCTCGCGTATGTTCATATCATTAAGATACACATAAAATAAACCGCCCAGTTCTGAATCATGAACGAGTTTGCCCCAGTCTTCTATTTTCTTGATTGTGCCGTTTTTCGTGATTATCCGGTAAGTTACATAGTCATAGCCGTTGCTTGCTTTAATTTGCGATTTGAT from Synergistaceae bacterium carries:
- a CDS encoding replication-associated recombination protein A, which produces MKEGKNFLLNNNTLFTVPSDEPLAARMRPDSLEDFAGQEHLIAPGQILRRIIDSDKIPSMIFWGPPGVGKTTLASIIARRTQAEFINFSAVTSGIKEIREIMKQAEDNKKFGTRTILFVDEIHRFNKAQQDAFLPFVEKGSIILIGATTENPSFEINGALLSRCKVFVLKPLSPDDLIKLLRRALEFLGKNYKADDDILKSIAIFSGGDARSALSLLEMMSNNSEVNQDGQIILTREILEQCTSRKSLLYDKNGEEHYNLISALHKSMRNSDPDAAVYWLARMLESGEDPLYIARRLIRFASEDIGLADPGTLAMSVACYNACHFIGMPECSVNLTQLVIHMSIAPKSNALDVAYNLAKKDALQSLAEPVPLHIRNAPTKLMRDLDYGKNYKYAHDYSEKLTSMQCFPDSLIGREYYNPTEQGSESRYKQRLDSIKKWKSEHK
- a CDS encoding GGDEF and EAL domain-containing protein, whose protein sequence is MFNQENFMTLEKISVNMPGALLVYKDNAEEEIIFASEEIARIFECDSPQDFMRFTGGSFATVVYPEDIEEVNEIIKSQIKASNGYDYVTYRIITKNGTIKKIEDWGKLVHDSELGGLFYVYLNDMNIREKLLKLSGQAALPEPKANITDNLTGLTNMKYFRQEAPNLIKDLHKKGGIPKCIYFNIRNFRTYNEAYGFSGGDRMLKSISRILLDTFPRGLVSRFDDDHFAVITPQDDLPEKIERLSVRINNMRHGVIVELKAGIYEILNPKMDISIICDCAKMACDSIKREYGTLVKFYDGDMDKQLHLQEHILNSFSDALNTHKIKVYFQPVVDVNTGEIASVEAFTRWEDPEYGRLSPANYLYILEESYQIHKLDSFVIERVCEELNRERNNGEKLIPVSLNLSRLDFELTDIVRVIEDSIKKYNIPREMLRFELTESLIAVDMDAMKHETDRLREHGFKVWMDAFGSGYSSLRVLKDFNLDGLKIDIDMMKSLDDERGNIIISAVIQMAKKLGIPALSKGVETSEQLKFLKSAGCDLAQGFYFGRPEPIKE